In Horticoccus luteus, the following proteins share a genomic window:
- a CDS encoding sodium:solute symporter family transporter, which yields MSPLDVIVFLGFVAAVVFIGLFMSRDEAVASDKGASDYFLAGRGLTWWLIGFSLIAANISTEQFVGMSGQAADWLGMAIASYEWMAAVTLVCVAFLFLPKFLRCGIYTVPEFLEYRFGSFSRTVMAVATMVILVGVPTASVIYSGAKVITVAFQGQALLGLDLGNMTVACWIIGGSAAIYVFVGGLKACAWADLLQGAALIVGGGILAWLAVKALGAADPTQLAAHAVNPGATADKIAETSGLSRFWLLNDAPAAAGGKLHMVRPSTDPSIPWTALVVGLWIPNFFYWGLNQYIMQRTLGAKSLAEGQKGIVFAAGLKLIVPFIVVIPGILAFNLFNTDLRDEAARKNEPAIAAMRADSAIVYPMDVRFAATHADLAAEVYRHNAALLHQPAEEPVDAAALQAANDALVTAAKGSALVVGTRLVAYDYDAAFPTLLRRLLAPGTGLKGFVFAAIFGAVVSSLAAMLNSASTIFAMDLYRKVRKEAPARELVRVGRGGVLVFTIIACLIAPGLGNPAFGGIFTFIQEFQGFISPGVLAVFIFGLMVARTPRFAGWLGIILNAILYGALKVAIPDVSFLNRMAICFGLVVAVLTIVTMVRPLAQPVELPTQNVIAVESSGRAKAWGLVVIVATVALYAMFW from the coding sequence ATGAGTCCTCTCGACGTTATTGTCTTCCTCGGCTTTGTCGCTGCGGTTGTTTTCATCGGCCTGTTTATGAGCCGCGACGAAGCCGTCGCGTCGGACAAGGGGGCGAGCGACTATTTCCTCGCGGGGCGTGGACTCACCTGGTGGCTGATCGGTTTTTCGCTGATCGCCGCCAACATCTCGACGGAGCAGTTTGTGGGGATGTCGGGGCAGGCGGCGGACTGGCTGGGGATGGCGATCGCGTCGTATGAGTGGATGGCGGCGGTCACGCTCGTATGTGTGGCGTTTCTCTTTCTGCCGAAATTCCTGCGCTGCGGCATCTACACGGTGCCGGAGTTTCTGGAGTATCGCTTCGGAAGTTTTTCGCGGACGGTGATGGCGGTGGCGACGATGGTGATTCTGGTCGGCGTGCCCACGGCGTCCGTCATCTATTCGGGGGCGAAGGTGATTACCGTGGCGTTTCAAGGGCAGGCTTTGCTGGGCCTGGATCTGGGCAACATGACCGTGGCGTGCTGGATCATCGGCGGCAGTGCGGCGATCTACGTTTTTGTCGGCGGGTTGAAAGCGTGCGCCTGGGCGGATTTGCTGCAGGGCGCGGCGCTGATCGTGGGCGGAGGAATTCTGGCGTGGCTGGCGGTAAAAGCGTTGGGCGCGGCTGATCCGACGCAACTGGCGGCGCATGCGGTGAATCCCGGCGCAACGGCGGACAAGATTGCGGAGACGTCGGGGTTGAGCCGGTTCTGGCTGTTGAACGACGCGCCCGCGGCGGCGGGCGGAAAACTGCACATGGTGCGGCCGTCGACTGATCCCTCGATTCCGTGGACGGCGCTCGTCGTGGGTCTGTGGATTCCCAACTTTTTCTACTGGGGCTTGAATCAGTATATCATGCAAAGGACGCTCGGCGCGAAGTCGCTCGCCGAGGGGCAGAAGGGCATCGTCTTTGCGGCGGGCTTGAAGCTGATCGTGCCGTTCATCGTGGTGATCCCGGGCATCCTGGCGTTCAATCTGTTCAACACCGATCTTCGCGACGAGGCGGCGCGCAAGAACGAGCCGGCGATCGCAGCGATGCGGGCGGACTCGGCTATCGTTTACCCGATGGACGTGCGATTTGCCGCGACGCATGCCGATCTCGCCGCGGAGGTTTACCGCCACAACGCGGCCCTGCTTCACCAGCCAGCGGAAGAGCCGGTGGATGCCGCAGCGCTGCAGGCGGCGAACGACGCGTTGGTGACGGCGGCGAAAGGGAGCGCGCTAGTGGTTGGGACGAGGCTGGTGGCCTATGACTACGACGCGGCGTTTCCGACGTTGCTGCGGCGGTTGCTCGCGCCGGGCACGGGGTTGAAGGGCTTTGTGTTTGCAGCGATTTTCGGTGCGGTGGTGAGTTCGCTGGCCGCAATGCTCAACTCGGCGTCCACGATTTTCGCGATGGATCTCTATCGCAAGGTGCGGAAGGAGGCGCCGGCGCGCGAACTCGTGCGGGTGGGGCGAGGGGGTGTATTGGTTTTCACGATCATCGCGTGCCTCATCGCGCCGGGACTGGGAAATCCCGCGTTCGGGGGCATCTTCACGTTCATCCAGGAATTTCAGGGCTTCATCAGTCCCGGAGTGCTGGCGGTGTTCATCTTCGGCCTGATGGTTGCGCGCACGCCGCGCTTCGCCGGCTGGTTGGGAATTATATTGAATGCTATTCTATACGGAGCGCTGAAAGTGGCGATTCCGGATGTGTCGTTCCTCAACCGCATGGCGATCTGCTTCGGGCTGGTGGTTGCGGTGCTGACGATCGTGACGATGGTCCGTCCGCTGGCGCAGCCGGTGGAACTGCCGACGCAGAACGTGATTGCGGTCGAGAGCTCTGGTCGCGCGAAGGCGTGGGGACTCGTGGTGATCGTCGCAACGGTGGCGCTTTACGCGATGTTCTGGTGA